Proteins from a single region of Apium graveolens cultivar Ventura chromosome 7, ASM990537v1, whole genome shotgun sequence:
- the LOC141672392 gene encoding pentatricopeptide repeat-containing protein At1g73710, producing MLLHSCNNSRDPKRCNLYHSPSHIYQSSSSCKLQSLHFSCNSMSFLAFNQYNSLKGLDCCSLFPVSSCFKAHKLSFVSVNSCSFKQDFRWASRGLVGFKLQCNSRTLNAPGKVIVNGKKKKKYGGVLPSILRSLESGEDVEKALSLYYGKLNPKEQTVILKEQSSWEKVIRVFEWMKLQKEYVPNVIHYNVVLRKLGRAQKWDELRLCWIEMAKKGLLASNNTYSMLVDVYGKAGLVKEAVLWIKHMRFRGMFPDEVTMSTVVKVLKDAEEYDVAIKFYKDWCVGKIDLDSFIGSDDGSSLAPMSFKHFLSTELFRIGGRSLASNVLPAVDAENSVQKPRLTATYNTLIDLYGKAGRLKDAADVFADMLKSGVAVDIFTFNTMIFTCGSHGHISEAESLLSKMEERGISPDTKTYNIFLSLYADAGNINAAIKCYRKIRDVGLCPDAVTHRAIIQVLCERRMVELVEVVIKDITKFGAHIDRQSLPVIIKMYVNEGLNDHAKNLLDKYQFDGGLKSRTYAAIIDVYAEKGLWAEAETVFYCKRDLVGQKKDVVEYNVMFKAYGKAQLYDRAFSLFKSMRSNGTWPDECSYNTLIQMLSGGDLVDQARDLLSEMQGAGFKPHCTTFSSLIGSYSRLGRLSDAVSIYQEMVEAGVKPNEVVFGSIIDGFAETGEIEEALHYFHVMEKSGVSANQIVLTSLVKAYSKVGSVEGAKQVYKKMKDFSGGPDIIATNSMLDLYADLGMISEARLIFDDLIDKGWADGVSFATMMYLYKNMGMLDEAIDVAEQMRHSGLLTDCVSYNKVMACYATNGQLVECGELLHNMVNEKLLPDAGTFKVLFTILKKGGIPSEAVSQLQSSYREGKPYSREAVLASVYSVVGLHAFALKSCETFLKAEVVLDSFAYNVAIYVYGATGRTNEALNIFMKMQDEGLEPDIVTFLNLVGCYGRAGMLEGVKRIHSRLKYGEIDPSESLFKAVVDAYRNANRQDLAELVTQEMRFAFDTQPDPEYEREEVGDESPLDF from the coding sequence ATGCTTCTTCATTCTTGTAATAATTCAAGAGACCCAAAAAGATGCAATTTGTATCACAGCCCATCTCATATTTATCAATCTTCTTCATCATGTAAGCTTCAATCCCTTCATTTTTCTTGTAATTCCATGTCTTTTTTAGCTTTCAATCAATATAATTCACTAAAGGGTCTTGATTGCTGTTCTTTATTTCCTGTATCTTCTTGTTTTAAAGCTCATAAATTGTCATTTGTTAGTGTAAATTCATGTTCTTTTAAGCAAGATTTTAGGTGGGCTAGTAGGGGTTTAGTAGGGTTTAAGCTTCAATGTAATTCAAGAACTTTAAATGCACCTGGTAAAGTTATTGTTAATggtaagaagaagaagaagtatGGGGGTGTTTTGCCTTCGATTCTGCGGTCGTTGGAGTCGGGGGAAGATGTTGAGAAAGCGCTTAGTTTGTATTATGGGAAGTTGAATCCGAAAGAGCAGACTGTGATTCTTAAGGAACAGAGTAGTTGGGAGAAGGTGATTAGGGTTTTTGAGtggatgaagttgcagaaagaGTATGTTCCGAATGTTATTCATTATAATGTTGTGTTGAGGAAATTGGGTCGAGCTCAGAAATGGGATGAGTTGAGGCTTTGTTGGATTGAAATGGCGAAAAAGGGGCTTTTGGCTAGTAATAATACGTATAGTATGCTTGTTGATGTGTATGGAAAGGCGGGGCTTGTGAAAGAAGCGGTTTTATGGATTAAGCATATGAGATTTAGGGGGATGTTTCCGGATGAGGTTACGATGAGTACGGTTGTGAAAGTTTTGAAGGATGCTGAAGAGTATGATGTGGCTATTAAATTTTATAAGGATTGGTGTGTTGGAAAGATTGATTTGGATTCTTTTATTGGTTCTGATGATGGTTCGAGCTTGGCACCCATGAGCTTCAAGCATTTTTTATCGACTGAACTCTTTAGGATAGGTGGGAGGAGCCTCGCTTCTAATGTGTTGCCTGCGGTAGATGCTGAAAACTCTGTGCAGAAGCCTCGACTTACAGCTACTTATAATACGTTGATTGATTTGTATGGAAAAGCTGGTCGTTTAAAGGACGCAGCTGATGTCTTTGCAGACATGTTAAAATCTGGAGTAGCAGTGGATATATTCACTTTTAATACTATGATTTTCACATGTGGAAGTCATGGACATATATCCGAGGCAGAATCTTTGCTTAGTAAGATGGAAGAAAGGGGAATTTCTCCTGATACCAAAACCTACAACATATTTTTGTCTTTGTATGCTGATGCGGGAAACATCAATGCAGCCATTAAGTGCTATAGGAAAATCAGGGACGTGGGTCTTTGTCCTGATGCTGTCACACATAGAGCTATTATCCAGGTACTATGCGAGAGGAGAATGGTTGAACTGGTAGAGGTTGTGATTAAGGATATAACAAAGTTTGGTGCACATATTGACAGGCAGTCTCTTCCAGTCATTATAAAAATGTATGTAAATGAAGGTTTAAATGACCATGCTAAAAATCTTTTAGACAAGTATCAGTTTGATGGCGGTCTAAAATCTCGTACATATGCTGCTATCATAGATGTTTATGCTGAGAAGGGGCTTTGGGCTGAAGCCGAAACTGTATTCTACTGTAAGAGAGACTTGGTTGGTCAGAAGAAAGATGTTGTGGAATATAACGTTATGTTCAAGGCTTATGGTAAAGCACAGCTGTATGATAGAGCCTTTTCACTCTTTAAGAGCATGAGAAGCAACGGGACCTGGCCAGATGAGTGCAGTTATAATACTCTTATTCAAATGCTCTCTGGAGGTGATTTAGTTGACCAAGCGAGGGACCTTTTATCTGAAATGCAAGGAGCAGGATTCAAGCCTCACTGCACAACATTTTCTTCCCTAATTGGAAGTTATTCGCGATTAGGCAGGCTTTCTGATGCAGTAAGTATCTACCAAGAAATGGTAGAAGCAGGGGTTAAGCCAAACGAAGTTGTTTTTGGGTCTATAATTGATGGGTTTGCGGAAACTGGTGAAATTGAAGAAGCCCTCCACTATTTTCATGTCATGGAAAAATCCGGTGTTTCAGCAAATCAGATAGTACTTACTTCTTTGGTCAAGGCTTATAGTAAGGTTGGTTCTGTGGAGGGAGCAAAACAAGTGTACAAGAAGATGAAGGATTTCTCTGGTGGTCCTGATATTATAGCTACTAATAGTATGCTTGATCTATATGCTGATCTGGGAATGATATCGGAAGCGAGACTGATATTTGATGATTTGATAGATAAAGGTTGGGCAGATGGGGTTTCATTTGCAACCATGATGTATCTTTACAAGAACATGGGTATGCTTGATGAAGCCATTGATGTTGCAGAGCAGATGAGACATTCAGGATTATTGACGGATTGTGTTTCATATAACAAGGTAATGGCATGCTATGCCACAAATGGGCAGCTTGTTGAGTGTGGCGAATTGCTGCATAATATGGTTAATGAGAAGCTTTTGCCAGATGCTGGGACCTTTAAAGTATTGTTTACTATATTAAAAAAGGGAGGCATTCCATCTGAAGCAGTAAGCCAGCTTCAATCATCTTACCGTGAAGGGAAACCTTACTCCAGAGAAGCTGTTTTAGCCTCTGTATATTCAGTTGTGGGTTTGCATGCTTTTGCACTAAAATCATGTGAAACCTTCCTAAAGGCAGAAGTGGTCCTAGATTCTTTCGCATATAATGTTGCAATATATGTATATGGTGCGACGGGCAGAACTAACGAGGCACTTAATATTTTCATGAAAATGCAAGATGAAGGGCTAGAGCCAGACATAGTTACTTTTTTAAATCTTGTAGGTTGTTACGGAAGAGCTGGCATGCTTGAAGGTGTGAAGCGTATTCACAGTCGATTAAAGTACGGAGAGATAGATCCTAGCGAGTCCTTGTTCAAGGCAGTAGTTGATGCCTACAGAAATGCCAATAGGCAGGATCTGGCCGAATTAGTTACCCAGGAAATGAGATTCGCCTTTGACACACAGCCAGACCCTGAATATGAAAGAGAAGAGGTTGGTGATGAAAGCCCTTTAGATTTTTAG